From the genome of Alosa sapidissima isolate fAloSap1 chromosome 14, fAloSap1.pri, whole genome shotgun sequence, one region includes:
- the LOC121682455 gene encoding creatine kinase U-type, mitochondrial-like isoform X3, with protein sequence MEMEEVRMDSVMVFADLFDPVIKERHNGYDPRTMTHTTDLDASKIRSGVFDERYVLSSRVRTGRCIRGLSLPPACTRAERREVERVVVDALNGLRGEMAGQYFSLTNMTDQEQQQLIDDHFLFDKPVSPLLTCAGMARDWPDARGIWHNHQKTFLVWVNEEDHTRVISMEKGGNMKRVFERFCHGLLEVERLIKEKGWEFMWNKRLGYILTCPSNLGTGLRAGVHVNLPRLAKDPRFNQILDSLRLQKRGTGGVDSATTGTTFDISNLDRLGRSEVQLVQSVIDGVNYLIECEKRLERGQSITIPAPTVRK encoded by the exons GTGTTTGCTGACCTGTTTGATCCTGTGATCAAGGAGAGGCATAATGGTTATGACCCACgcacaatgacacacactaCAGACCTGGATGCAAGCAAG ATCCGCTCGGGCGTTTTTGACGAGCGCTACGTTCTGTCATCCCGTGTGCGGACGGGCCGTTGCATCCGAGGCCTGAGCTTGCCGCCTGCGTGCACCCGAGCGGAGAGACgagaggtggagagggtggtggtggatgCACTCAACGGCCTGAGAGGGGAGATGGCTGGCCAGTACTTCAGCCTCACCAACATGACTGatcaggagcagcagcagctcattgat gatcacttcctgtttgataaGCCAGTCTCACCTCTGCTGACGTGCGCTGGGATGGCTCGTGATTGGCCAGACGCAAGAGGTATTTG GCACAACCATCAAAAGACCTTCCTTGTGTGGGTCAACGAGGAGGATCACACTCGTGTCATCTCCATGGAGAAAGGAGGCAACATGAAGAGAGTGTTTGAACGCTTCTGCCATGGTCTGCTAGAG GTGGAGAGGCTGATCAAGGAGAAAGGCTGGGAGTTCATGTGGAACAAAAGGCTTGGCTACATCCTCACTTGCCCATCCAACCTGGGCACTGGCCTCAGGGCTGGTGTGCACGTCAACCTGCCCCGCCTGGCCAAG gaCCCACGATTTAACCAGATCCTGGACAGCCTGAGACTGCAGAAGAGAGGCACGGGCGGTGTGGACAGCGCTACCACAGGAACCACATTTGACATCTCTAACCTGGACCGACTGGGCAGATCTGAG GTTCAGCTGGTACAGAGCGTGATCGACGGAGTGAACTACCTGATTGAGTGCGAGAAGAGGTTGGAGAGGGGACAGAGCATCACCATCCCTGCCCCGACAGTGCGCAAGTAG
- the LOC121682455 gene encoding creatine kinase U-type, mitochondrial-like isoform X4, which yields MTHTTDLDASKIRSGVFDERYVLSSRVRTGRCIRGLSLPPACTRAERREVERVVVDALNGLRGEMAGQYFSLTNMTDQEQQQLIDDHFLFDKPVSPLLTCAGMARDWPDARGIWHNHQKTFLVWVNEEDHTRVISMEKGGNMKRVFERFCHGLLEVERLIKEKGWEFMWNKRLGYILTCPSNLGTGLRAGVHVNLPRLAKDPRFNQILDSLRLQKRGTGGVDSATTGTTFDISNLDRLGRSEVQLVQSVIDGVNYLIECEKRLERGQSITIPAPTVRK from the exons atgacacacactaCAGACCTGGATGCAAGCAAG ATCCGCTCGGGCGTTTTTGACGAGCGCTACGTTCTGTCATCCCGTGTGCGGACGGGCCGTTGCATCCGAGGCCTGAGCTTGCCGCCTGCGTGCACCCGAGCGGAGAGACgagaggtggagagggtggtggtggatgCACTCAACGGCCTGAGAGGGGAGATGGCTGGCCAGTACTTCAGCCTCACCAACATGACTGatcaggagcagcagcagctcattgat gatcacttcctgtttgataaGCCAGTCTCACCTCTGCTGACGTGCGCTGGGATGGCTCGTGATTGGCCAGACGCAAGAGGTATTTG GCACAACCATCAAAAGACCTTCCTTGTGTGGGTCAACGAGGAGGATCACACTCGTGTCATCTCCATGGAGAAAGGAGGCAACATGAAGAGAGTGTTTGAACGCTTCTGCCATGGTCTGCTAGAG GTGGAGAGGCTGATCAAGGAGAAAGGCTGGGAGTTCATGTGGAACAAAAGGCTTGGCTACATCCTCACTTGCCCATCCAACCTGGGCACTGGCCTCAGGGCTGGTGTGCACGTCAACCTGCCCCGCCTGGCCAAG gaCCCACGATTTAACCAGATCCTGGACAGCCTGAGACTGCAGAAGAGAGGCACGGGCGGTGTGGACAGCGCTACCACAGGAACCACATTTGACATCTCTAACCTGGACCGACTGGGCAGATCTGAG GTTCAGCTGGTACAGAGCGTGATCGACGGAGTGAACTACCTGATTGAGTGCGAGAAGAGGTTGGAGAGGGGACAGAGCATCACCATCCCTGCCCCGACAGTGCGCAAGTAG
- the LOC121682455 gene encoding creatine kinase U-type, mitochondrial-like isoform X2: MASHLTPAMYAKLCDKRTPGGYTLDQAIQTGVDNPGHPFIKTVGCVAGDEESYEVFADLFDPVIKERHNGYDPRTMTHTTDLDASKIRSGVFDERYVLSSRVRTGRCIRGLSLPPACTRAERREVERVVVDALNGLRGEMAGQYFSLTNMTDQEQQQLIDDHFLFDKPVSPLLTCAGMARDWPDARGIWHNHQKTFLVWVNEEDHTRVISMEKGGNMKRVFERFCHGLLEVERLIKEKGWEFMWNKRLGYILTCPSNLGTGLRAGVHVNLPRLAKDPRFNQILDSLRLQKRGTGGVDSATTGTTFDISNLDRLGRSEVQLVQSVIDGVNYLIECEKRLERGQSITIPAPTVRK; this comes from the exons ATGGCCAGTCACCTCACGCCAGCCATGTATGCCAAACTATGTGACAAAAGAACACCCGGAGGCTACACTCTTGATCAGGCCATCCAGACTGGAGTGGACAACCCAGGACATCCTTTCATCAAGACCGTGGGCTGTGTAGCAGGCGATGAGGAGTCATATGAG GTGTTTGCTGACCTGTTTGATCCTGTGATCAAGGAGAGGCATAATGGTTATGACCCACgcacaatgacacacactaCAGACCTGGATGCAAGCAAG ATCCGCTCGGGCGTTTTTGACGAGCGCTACGTTCTGTCATCCCGTGTGCGGACGGGCCGTTGCATCCGAGGCCTGAGCTTGCCGCCTGCGTGCACCCGAGCGGAGAGACgagaggtggagagggtggtggtggatgCACTCAACGGCCTGAGAGGGGAGATGGCTGGCCAGTACTTCAGCCTCACCAACATGACTGatcaggagcagcagcagctcattgat gatcacttcctgtttgataaGCCAGTCTCACCTCTGCTGACGTGCGCTGGGATGGCTCGTGATTGGCCAGACGCAAGAGGTATTTG GCACAACCATCAAAAGACCTTCCTTGTGTGGGTCAACGAGGAGGATCACACTCGTGTCATCTCCATGGAGAAAGGAGGCAACATGAAGAGAGTGTTTGAACGCTTCTGCCATGGTCTGCTAGAG GTGGAGAGGCTGATCAAGGAGAAAGGCTGGGAGTTCATGTGGAACAAAAGGCTTGGCTACATCCTCACTTGCCCATCCAACCTGGGCACTGGCCTCAGGGCTGGTGTGCACGTCAACCTGCCCCGCCTGGCCAAG gaCCCACGATTTAACCAGATCCTGGACAGCCTGAGACTGCAGAAGAGAGGCACGGGCGGTGTGGACAGCGCTACCACAGGAACCACATTTGACATCTCTAACCTGGACCGACTGGGCAGATCTGAG GTTCAGCTGGTACAGAGCGTGATCGACGGAGTGAACTACCTGATTGAGTGCGAGAAGAGGTTGGAGAGGGGACAGAGCATCACCATCCCTGCCCCGACAGTGCGCAAGTAG